In the genome of Balneola sp., one region contains:
- a CDS encoding F0F1 ATP synthase subunit alpha, translating into MSQVRPDEVSAILRKQLSGFDNEADVYDVGTVLEVGDGIARVYGLSQVEAGELVVLPDSKDENGNAATGMVLNLEEDNVGIVLFGSSSAVEEGDTVKRTKDIASISVGEGVLGRVIDPLGNPVDGKGPITGETIQLPLERKAPGVIYREPVAEPLQTGIKAIDSLIPIGRGQRELIIGDRQTGKTSVAIDTILNQKATQDSEKPVFCIYVAVGQKASTVAGIKKVLEENGALEYSVIISAPASSAAPMQYIAPFAGATVGEYFRDTGRHALVIYDDLSKQAVAYRELSLLLKRPPGREAYPGDVFYLHSRLLERAAKIIDDDGVAQSMNNIPDSLKPKVKGGGSLTALPVIETQAGDVSAYIPTNVISITDGQIFLDTDLFNSGIRPAIDVGISVSRVGGSAQVKSMKKLSGTLKLDLAQYRELEAFAKFGSDLDPATQAQLRRGERTAELLKQDVYQPLPVEQEIVLLKVNSEGLLDKLPVSEISEFQSQFLENVLTKYNKEMEALAVSGVLSDEFGAEVIATANTVIDQLLAAQEA; encoded by the coding sequence ATGAGCCAAGTCAGACCCGACGAAGTTTCAGCCATATTACGTAAACAACTATCAGGCTTTGACAATGAAGCCGATGTATATGATGTAGGTACCGTACTTGAAGTAGGTGATGGTATTGCACGTGTATATGGACTTTCTCAAGTAGAAGCCGGAGAATTAGTAGTTCTTCCAGATTCGAAGGATGAAAATGGTAACGCAGCTACCGGTATGGTACTTAACCTTGAAGAAGACAATGTTGGTATTGTACTTTTTGGATCTTCAAGTGCTGTAGAGGAAGGGGATACCGTAAAGCGAACTAAAGATATTGCTTCTATCAGTGTTGGTGAAGGAGTATTAGGTCGCGTAATTGATCCACTTGGAAATCCGGTAGATGGTAAAGGACCTATTACTGGTGAAACCATTCAGCTTCCACTTGAAAGAAAAGCTCCCGGAGTAATCTACCGTGAGCCTGTAGCTGAGCCACTTCAAACTGGTATTAAGGCGATTGACTCACTTATTCCTATTGGACGAGGTCAACGAGAGCTTATTATTGGAGACCGTCAAACTGGAAAAACTTCAGTAGCTATTGATACTATCTTAAATCAAAAAGCTACTCAGGATTCTGAAAAGCCAGTATTCTGTATTTATGTAGCTGTAGGCCAAAAGGCTTCTACTGTTGCGGGAATCAAAAAGGTACTAGAAGAAAACGGAGCGCTCGAATATTCAGTAATTATCAGCGCACCAGCAAGTTCAGCTGCTCCGATGCAATATATCGCTCCATTCGCAGGAGCAACGGTAGGTGAGTACTTCCGAGATACAGGCCGTCATGCCCTGGTTATTTATGATGATTTATCAAAGCAGGCAGTGGCTTACCGTGAGTTGTCACTACTACTTAAGCGACCTCCTGGCCGTGAAGCATATCCTGGTGATGTATTCTATCTTCACAGTCGATTATTAGAGCGTGCAGCAAAAATTATTGATGATGATGGTGTTGCTCAGTCGATGAATAACATTCCTGACTCATTAAAGCCAAAAGTAAAGGGTGGTGGATCTCTTACAGCACTTCCTGTAATTGAAACGCAGGCAGGTGATGTTTCTGCTTATATCCCGACTAACGTAATTTCGATTACTGATGGTCAGATATTCCTTGACACCGATTTATTCAACTCAGGTATCCGCCCTGCAATTGACGTAGGTATCTCGGTATCGAGGGTAGGGGGATCTGCTCAGGTGAAGTCAATGAAGAAACTTTCTGGTACATTAAAACTTGATTTGGCTCAGTACAGAGAACTTGAAGCTTTTGCTAAGTTCGGTTCTGATCTTGATCCGGCTACCCAGGCTCAATTACGTCGTGGTGAGCGTACTGCTGAATTGTTGAAGCAGGATGTATACCAGCCACTTCCTGTAGAGCAAGAAATTGTTCTTTTGAAAGTAAATTCCGAAGGATTATTAGATAAGCTTCCTGTAAGCGAGATCAGCGAATTCCAATCTCAATTCCTCGAAAATGTATTAACCAAATACAATAAAGAGATGGAAGCATTGGCAGTAAGCGGTGTGCTTAGTGATGAGTTTGGAGCTGAAGTAATTGCTACAGCAAATACAGTAATCGATCAACTTTTAGCTGCTCAGGAAGCCTGA
- a CDS encoding class I SAM-dependent methyltransferase, producing MAYFDELNLKIVDNKYIYPPVIILAVLFGVLFSFVDFHLAVVITLPLVVLYFSLLIFHTYRGIIKEIRYQDERNQALFNIYSLVKPTAPLPYLSGWAAFPELINTILGEVKTLKPDYIIEIGSGSSTIITSYLLQEHGQGFIHSLDHDEFYGGKTKAQLAQHGLSDYAEIHFTPLVDQSVGSNKYTWYDLSAFKLEENSVQLLVVDGPPEKTQRHARYPALPLLEKYLDKNAVVILDDAGRKEEQESVQMWLKEFPGFEHEFIPTEKGISILRRKA from the coding sequence ATGGCATATTTTGATGAGTTGAACCTCAAGATAGTTGACAATAAGTACATCTATCCCCCGGTAATTATACTTGCTGTATTATTTGGAGTACTATTCTCTTTTGTAGATTTCCATCTTGCAGTAGTTATTACTCTACCGTTAGTAGTACTGTATTTCTCATTGCTTATTTTTCATACTTATCGAGGAATAATTAAGGAAATCAGATACCAGGACGAGCGTAATCAGGCTCTTTTTAACATTTACTCTTTAGTTAAACCAACAGCGCCTCTTCCCTATTTATCTGGCTGGGCAGCTTTCCCGGAATTGATAAATACGATTCTGGGCGAAGTAAAGACATTAAAGCCAGATTATATAATCGAAATTGGAAGTGGTTCTTCAACCATTATTACTTCTTACCTATTGCAAGAGCATGGACAAGGATTCATTCACTCCCTTGATCATGATGAGTTTTATGGAGGTAAGACCAAAGCTCAATTAGCTCAACATGGACTCTCTGATTACGCTGAGATTCATTTTACCCCCCTGGTTGATCAATCTGTGGGAAGTAACAAGTACACCTGGTATGATCTCTCAGCTTTTAAATTAGAGGAAAACAGTGTTCAACTTCTTGTAGTTGATGGTCCTCCTGAGAAAACTCAACGTCACGCTCGCTATCCAGCGTTACCTCTTTTAGAGAAGTATTTGGATAAAAATGCAGTAGTAATTCTGGATGATGCCGGAAGAAAAGAGGAACAGGAAAGCGTGCAAATGTGGCTAAAAGAGTTCCCAGGATTTGAGCATGAATTCATTCCTACCGAAAAAGGAATTTCCATTCTCAGAAGAAAAGCCTAG
- the atpG gene encoding ATP synthase F1 subunit gamma — protein sequence MPNLRDIRNRISTVNNTQQITKAMKMVAAAKLRKAQERMVRTRPYASKIQDVVGRLVGSNSANNPIMRNPEDVKQVVMIVVGSDRGLCGGFNNNLFKEVEKSIETNLSAHRDQGTLSLITIGKKATAYFEKRKYNVVESHPGFFDSLEYAPTSTIMSEVTDRFINEEFDQVYLAYNEFKSVIAQNRKVEKVLPIDPEAIAGTDDGVSKEAIDYIFEPDAEAILEKLLPLHLNMQLWKAVLESNASEQGARMSAMDSATENAKDLEKDLRLKYNQARQSAITTEISEIVSGAQALSGN from the coding sequence ATGCCAAATTTACGCGACATACGAAACAGAATTAGTACGGTAAATAATACCCAGCAGATTACCAAAGCCATGAAAATGGTTGCTGCTGCTAAGCTTAGGAAAGCTCAGGAACGAATGGTTCGTACTCGCCCTTATGCTTCAAAGATTCAGGATGTTGTTGGAAGGTTAGTAGGGAGTAATTCTGCTAATAATCCAATCATGAGAAACCCTGAAGATGTGAAGCAGGTAGTAATGATTGTTGTCGGTTCGGATAGAGGTTTGTGTGGTGGTTTCAATAATAATCTCTTCAAAGAAGTAGAAAAATCTATTGAAACCAATCTTTCGGCACACCGAGATCAAGGCACATTATCATTAATCACAATTGGTAAGAAAGCGACAGCATACTTTGAGAAAAGAAAATATAATGTAGTCGAAAGCCATCCCGGTTTTTTTGATAGTCTGGAATATGCTCCAACTTCAACAATCATGAGTGAAGTAACTGATCGTTTCATTAATGAAGAGTTTGATCAGGTATATCTGGCATATAATGAATTCAAATCAGTGATCGCTCAGAACAGAAAGGTGGAGAAAGTACTTCCTATCGATCCTGAAGCTATTGCTGGCACCGACGATGGTGTTTCTAAAGAAGCGATTGATTATATTTTCGAGCCTGATGCAGAAGCCATTCTGGAAAAGCTGTTACCTTTGCATTTAAATATGCAGCTTTGGAAAGCAGTGTTAGAATCTAATGCTTCAGAGCAGGGTGCTAGGATGTCGGCTATGGATAGTGCTACAGAAAATGCAAAGGACCTTGAAAAAGATCTTCGGCTCAAGTACAACCAGGCTAGACAGAGTGCTATTACTACTGAAATTTCAGAAATTGTTTCTGGAGCTCAGGCGTTAAGCGGTAATTGA
- a CDS encoding TolC family protein has translation MKVKTLFFLLTLILVSSGSGFSQDTLRIGFPEFLAIALENSGQMKVVGTNIELAENQTQMAKDQRFLPSLSLRSEHAIVPSVDSPGDYADDQIYLDPDATNDWSKVGLYTRVRLQGVQPVFTWGAINKAINAAKIAARATEEEYNATQAEIELILYDLYYSYVFALEIERLLTDAEDKIEQIERALEKQREENPEEADDTDEYKFRIFKAQFDIQREEVAQSLHYVKETWNYALRNALGIIYEPQVRFLDPVQLKMEHLGFYQKSAKDNRPELLALELGKEALTEYIESLKSQNLPGLYLGFTTTFASTPIRPRQPNPFISTPENTFNTAIGFTIRQNLNFFQAKTSFERSKLEVSRLNYLKDSQQDLIILEVNDAYRKAALAEVKVEKTGEALQVAKEWLRMEQLDYDFGFGDSKDLVDAVRQELELRLSEMEGIFELNSTVAKLNKSAGIPLTATRNN, from the coding sequence ATGAAAGTTAAAACGCTTTTCTTCTTACTTACACTGATACTGGTTAGTTCTGGATCAGGTTTTTCGCAAGATACACTTAGAATAGGTTTTCCTGAGTTCCTGGCTATTGCTCTTGAGAATTCGGGGCAAATGAAGGTTGTTGGTACTAATATTGAGCTGGCCGAAAACCAAACTCAGATGGCCAAGGATCAAAGGTTTTTACCTTCATTGTCTTTAAGAAGTGAGCATGCTATAGTTCCAAGTGTTGATTCACCGGGAGATTATGCCGATGACCAAATATATCTCGACCCAGATGCAACTAATGATTGGAGTAAAGTAGGGCTCTACACCCGCGTACGTTTACAAGGGGTACAGCCTGTATTTACCTGGGGAGCAATAAACAAAGCAATTAATGCTGCTAAAATAGCTGCTCGTGCTACAGAAGAAGAGTATAATGCCACACAGGCTGAGATCGAGCTAATACTCTATGATTTATATTATAGCTATGTATTTGCTTTAGAAATTGAACGGCTTCTCACTGATGCTGAAGATAAAATTGAGCAAATAGAACGTGCTCTCGAAAAACAAAGAGAAGAGAACCCGGAAGAGGCGGATGATACCGATGAATATAAATTTCGCATTTTTAAGGCCCAATTTGATATTCAAAGAGAGGAAGTAGCTCAAAGTTTACATTACGTTAAAGAGACCTGGAACTATGCACTTAGGAATGCTTTGGGAATTATTTATGAGCCTCAAGTGAGGTTTTTGGATCCGGTACAATTAAAAATGGAGCATCTTGGGTTCTATCAAAAGAGTGCAAAAGACAATCGCCCGGAACTACTTGCTTTAGAATTAGGGAAAGAAGCACTAACAGAATATATCGAGTCACTAAAGTCCCAAAACCTTCCGGGTTTGTATCTGGGTTTTACCACTACATTTGCGAGTACTCCTATCCGACCCAGACAACCCAATCCATTTATCTCTACTCCGGAGAATACATTTAATACGGCGATTGGATTTACCATTCGTCAAAACCTGAACTTCTTTCAGGCAAAAACTTCTTTTGAGCGCAGCAAACTGGAAGTTAGCCGGTTAAATTATCTTAAGGATTCTCAACAAGATCTGATTATTCTTGAAGTAAATGATGCATATCGAAAGGCTGCTCTTGCTGAAGTTAAGGTCGAAAAGACGGGAGAAGCGCTTCAAGTTGCAAAAGAATGGCTCAGAATGGAGCAATTAGACTATGATTTTGGATTCGGTGACTCAAAAGATCTGGTTGATGCTGTTAGGCAAGAATTAGAACTTCGACTATCAGAAATGGAAGGCATTTTTGAATTAAACTCAACAGTTGCAAAGTTAAATAAATCAGCTGGTATACCGTTAACAGCCACGAGGAATAATTAA
- a CDS encoding polymer-forming cytoskeletal protein: MFNGNKNSTKVNNQQNTSPSVNIISEGTKLKGNIHAHSDIRIGGTVEGEAISKGKLIITGKGKVVGNVTSSDADIAGRVEGEVRVSNRLILRKDAVVDGNIHTKTLVVEEGAQVNGACRMGDNTKVLSQSSDADYEKGTQLKAKATG, from the coding sequence ATGTTTAACGGAAATAAAAACTCTACCAAAGTGAATAATCAACAAAATACATCACCCTCAGTTAACATAATAAGTGAAGGAACCAAGCTTAAAGGTAATATTCACGCCCATTCTGATATTCGAATTGGAGGTACTGTTGAAGGGGAGGCCATTTCAAAAGGTAAGTTGATAATTACAGGTAAAGGAAAAGTAGTTGGAAATGTTACTTCTTCTGATGCAGATATCGCTGGTAGAGTTGAAGGTGAGGTCAGAGTTTCGAACCGTTTGATTCTTAGAAAAGATGCAGTAGTAGATGGAAATATACATACCAAAACCTTGGTTGTTGAAGAGGGGGCCCAGGTTAATGGAGCTTGTAGAATGGGTGATAATACCAAAGTACTTTCTCAGTCCAGCGACGCAGACTACGAGAAAGGGACCCAATTAAAAGCAAAAGCTACAGGTTGA
- the atpE gene encoding ATP synthase F0 subunit C yields the protein MGLLAAGIGAGIVALGAGIGIGMIGKGATESIARQPEASGEIRGAMILTAAFIEGVALLGAVICILLALGIGQ from the coding sequence ATGGGACTTTTAGCAGCTGGCATTGGAGCTGGAATCGTAGCTTTAGGAGCTGGAATTGGAATTGGAATGATCGGTAAAGGTGCAACTGAAAGTATTGCACGACAACCAGAAGCGTCAGGCGAAATTCGTGGCGCTATGATTCTTACTGCCGCTTTCATCGAGGGTGTTGCCCTTCTTGGTGCGGTGATTTGTATCCTTCTTGCTCTTGGAATCGGACAATAA
- the atpH gene encoding ATP synthase F1 subunit delta, which translates to MLVSKAARRYATALLETAKEQKVVDPILKDILFVKNTIDGSKELIAFLKSPIIKPDDKKAALSTLFSKEVNKLTAEFISLIASKERAAILHEITVAFIHQYNQYAGIIEVEVRTATSLDAKQVTNLKKALENSTSKKVELDLKEQPELKGGLMVKIDDTVIDGTVKHKLEQLQQTFLETSMELN; encoded by the coding sequence ATGTTGGTATCTAAAGCAGCTCGACGTTACGCTACAGCTTTATTAGAAACAGCAAAAGAGCAAAAGGTGGTTGATCCCATCCTTAAAGATATCTTGTTTGTCAAAAATACGATTGATGGCTCTAAGGAATTAATAGCATTTCTTAAAAGCCCAATTATAAAACCTGACGACAAGAAAGCCGCTCTTTCAACATTATTCAGCAAGGAAGTGAACAAACTTACTGCTGAATTTATATCATTGATTGCTTCGAAGGAACGTGCGGCTATTCTCCACGAGATTACCGTTGCCTTTATCCATCAATACAATCAATACGCTGGTATTATTGAGGTAGAAGTGAGAACCGCTACTTCACTAGATGCAAAACAGGTTACCAATCTAAAAAAAGCGCTTGAGAACTCTACATCGAAAAAAGTAGAGTTAGATTTGAAAGAACAACCTGAATTAAAAGGTGGGTTGATGGTGAAAATCGATGATACAGTTATTGACGGAACTGTAAAACATAAGCTCGAGCAACTTCAACAAACATTCCTGGAAACCTCCATGGAATTGAATTAG
- a CDS encoding AtpZ/AtpI family protein, with protein MKSKSYRLSERYLPKKYREYIGLGAEIAATLAVPLFVGYLFDQYFGTSPWLLLAGAFVGILLFFNSIFRIARKLNKKE; from the coding sequence ATTAAAAGCAAAAGCTACAGGTTGAGCGAGCGCTATCTTCCCAAAAAATACAGAGAATACATTGGGCTAGGAGCGGAAATAGCGGCTACGCTCGCAGTTCCTCTTTTTGTCGGGTATCTCTTCGACCAATATTTCGGAACCAGTCCATGGTTACTACTGGCTGGAGCTTTTGTCGGAATTTTACTCTTCTTTAATAGTATTTTTCGAATAGCGAGAAAACTGAATAAAAAAGAATAG
- the atpB gene encoding ATP synthase F0 subunit A has protein sequence MIKTLRRLFLTLLFLAINHVNILAADAANGDEEPVLDVMGTVVDHDYLKVPWGKVYLPRMIVWEDAQGATRFDAAMSTKALIKKGNFIDVDQVATPADGGSIIMDFSITSHLIYFWLGMILAVWLTVSMANRYKKGVGRDVEPKGALQNIFEVLFVFIRDDVARSNIDPHKADRYMPYLFTVFMGIAFMNLFGLLPWAATATADLTVTATLAVMTFFITQFSGTKDYWGHIFWFPGVPTWVRAILTPVEILGVFTKPFALAIRLFANMLSGKIMIIAILGLIFIFADIFGNVAGISVSVFSVTLTVVLYALKVFVALLQAYIFTLLSAVFIGMAAEDHDHAEEHYNAEHVA, from the coding sequence ATGATCAAGACCCTGCGTCGCCTATTTCTTACCCTACTATTTTTAGCAATTAATCACGTAAACATCTTGGCAGCAGACGCAGCGAACGGAGACGAGGAGCCCGTTTTAGATGTTATGGGGACAGTTGTTGATCACGATTATTTAAAGGTGCCCTGGGGCAAAGTTTACCTGCCAAGGATGATTGTTTGGGAAGACGCGCAAGGAGCTACACGTTTTGATGCGGCAATGAGTACAAAGGCACTTATAAAAAAGGGTAATTTTATAGATGTTGATCAGGTAGCTACGCCTGCAGATGGAGGTAGCATTATCATGGATTTTTCCATTACATCGCATTTGATCTACTTTTGGCTAGGTATGATTCTGGCCGTTTGGCTTACCGTATCAATGGCCAACAGATATAAAAAAGGAGTTGGAAGAGACGTAGAGCCAAAAGGCGCACTTCAAAACATTTTTGAAGTACTATTTGTCTTCATCAGAGATGACGTGGCTCGTTCAAACATTGATCCCCATAAAGCTGATAGATATATGCCTTATCTGTTCACAGTATTCATGGGTATTGCTTTTATGAATTTATTTGGTTTGCTGCCATGGGCGGCTACCGCGACTGCTGATCTTACTGTGACAGCTACTTTAGCTGTTATGACTTTCTTCATCACTCAGTTTAGTGGAACAAAAGATTATTGGGGACATATTTTTTGGTTCCCGGGAGTACCAACATGGGTAAGAGCTATTCTTACTCCAGTAGAAATTTTGGGGGTTTTCACTAAACCATTTGCTCTGGCAATCCGACTATTTGCAAATATGCTTTCAGGAAAGATTATGATCATCGCGATTTTAGGGTTGATCTTCATTTTTGCTGACATATTTGGCAATGTAGCAGGGATCAGTGTTAGTGTATTTTCGGTTACTCTAACTGTGGTACTATATGCATTGAAAGTGTTTGTAGCTTTATTACAAGCCTATATTTTTACACTTCTTTCAGCTGTATTTATCGGTATGGCAGCTGAAGATCATGATCATGCAGAAGAGCACTACAACGCAGAACATGTTGCGTAA
- a CDS encoding polysaccharide biosynthesis protein, whose amino-acid sequence MSNNSLKQKTMVVVFSRILTSLIDLTTAVIVVRVLGKTEYAILGYLLMIYEVARNLATLGFPESVFYYFEHLAKNFRKAFALQTTGLLVLTGLLAGGVIMIVQLFAPELISGFDKTAIIAIQSLLPFIAIMAVFEIPTWPVHNILLALDRQKEAGWYQILTSLISFLALIVPISLGYSIEVAIYSLVGYAIIRFIGSMIWMLLVIPPGEIRTPSGNLKEQVYFSIPLGISSLVNQFNKYADKFIVAFFLTDVAFAEYSVGAQEVPIIKVIPFAVGTVLISRYVQLKIKGSFNELIHIWHKGINKVALVVIPLTILAVVLAPYFINIFETDETSYRNAIIPFQIYNLIILIRVAHYGSILQAFGDTKGVLRLSILLVVLNILFSIPLTYFYGINGTAFGTLLANIINWVFLLRRIGTHLNIPAYKVLPLPQYGRITLVSIIVGAMTYFLSNSLDTYVEWIPNILISSAFFLTGYSLLGSVTKTIKKEDWNNVKEMMKLSFLWK is encoded by the coding sequence ATGAGTAATAACTCTTTGAAACAAAAAACCATGGTTGTGGTTTTTTCGAGGATACTTACTTCACTCATTGACTTAACAACTGCTGTTATTGTCGTAAGGGTATTAGGGAAAACAGAATATGCAATACTTGGATATCTATTAATGATATATGAGGTGGCACGTAATCTCGCTACACTTGGGTTTCCGGAAAGCGTCTTTTATTACTTTGAGCATCTTGCAAAAAATTTCAGGAAAGCTTTTGCGCTTCAAACAACTGGTTTACTGGTACTAACTGGGCTCTTGGCTGGTGGAGTAATTATGATAGTGCAACTATTCGCTCCTGAGCTAATAAGTGGTTTTGATAAAACAGCTATTATTGCAATTCAAAGCTTGTTGCCCTTTATAGCCATTATGGCTGTGTTCGAAATTCCTACTTGGCCTGTTCATAATATATTACTTGCTTTGGATAGACAAAAAGAAGCCGGGTGGTATCAGATTTTAACTAGTTTGATTTCTTTCTTGGCGCTTATTGTTCCTATTTCTCTGGGGTATTCTATCGAGGTAGCCATTTATTCGTTAGTAGGGTACGCTATAATCCGGTTTATTGGGTCTATGATTTGGATGCTATTAGTTATCCCCCCGGGAGAAATTCGTACCCCCTCAGGAAATCTTAAGGAGCAGGTTTATTTTTCAATCCCTCTTGGAATATCTTCGCTCGTCAATCAGTTTAATAAATATGCGGATAAATTTATCGTAGCTTTTTTCTTAACAGATGTAGCTTTTGCGGAATACTCTGTTGGTGCACAGGAAGTTCCAATAATTAAAGTTATCCCTTTTGCAGTTGGAACAGTTTTAATTAGCAGATATGTACAACTAAAGATTAAAGGAAGTTTTAATGAACTCATTCATATATGGCATAAAGGGATAAATAAAGTAGCATTGGTTGTTATTCCCTTAACTATTCTGGCTGTTGTGCTTGCTCCTTACTTCATTAATATCTTTGAGACAGATGAGACCAGTTATAGAAATGCGATAATCCCATTCCAGATTTATAATCTCATCATCCTCATCAGGGTAGCCCATTACGGGAGTATACTTCAAGCCTTTGGGGATACGAAAGGAGTGTTACGATTAAGTATTCTCCTTGTAGTATTGAACATCCTCTTTAGTATTCCGCTTACCTATTTCTATGGTATCAATGGAACAGCTTTTGGAACCTTGCTCGCAAATATAATTAACTGGGTATTCCTGCTAAGAAGAATAGGTACCCATCTAAATATCCCAGCTTATAAAGTACTTCCGCTACCTCAATATGGTAGAATTACCCTGGTTTCCATTATTGTAGGAGCAATGACTTACTTTTTAAGTAATAGTCTGGATACCTATGTGGAATGGATTCCAAATATCCTTATTAGCTCGGCATTCTTTTTAACAGGCTATTCTCTATTAGGCAGTGTAACTAAAACGATTAAGAAGGAAGACTGGAATAATGTGAAAGAGATGATGAAGCTCAGTTTCTTATGGAAGTAA
- the atpF gene encoding ATP synthase F0 subunit B, translating to MTFLLAGGGGILSFNPGFAIWILISMIIFILVMMKYAVPPIMKSLNEREAKIKDSLESAEQALAKAEQISKDNEKALREAEANAQQIRKKAKEEANDLRDDLIAKAKEDAAQIVEQARASIEQEKKQALTELRQEVANLAIKAAETILDSELDATKNNKLVDNFIDDLSKN from the coding sequence ATGACTTTCCTTTTAGCAGGCGGAGGCGGTATCCTATCATTTAACCCTGGTTTTGCGATCTGGATTTTGATTTCCATGATTATATTTATCCTGGTGATGATGAAGTATGCAGTACCGCCAATCATGAAATCGCTAAATGAGCGGGAAGCCAAGATTAAAGATTCTTTGGAATCTGCTGAACAAGCATTGGCCAAAGCGGAGCAAATCTCAAAAGATAATGAGAAAGCACTCCGTGAAGCTGAAGCAAATGCACAGCAAATCCGCAAAAAGGCGAAAGAAGAGGCAAATGACCTCCGTGACGACCTAATTGCGAAAGCCAAAGAAGATGCCGCTCAAATTGTAGAACAAGCAAGAGCGTCTATCGAACAAGAAAAGAAGCAAGCGCTTACCGAACTTAGGCAAGAAGTAGCCAATCTGGCTATCAAAGCTGCAGAAACTATTCTTGATTCAGAATTAGACGCAACAAAGAACAACAAATTGGTCGATAACTTTATCGACGATTTGTCAAAAAATTAA
- a CDS encoding ABC transporter substrate-binding protein, translating to MRKVITTIFAVFCIGISSMQVIAQENEQGIRTLLTERDDQIKELLGPEGQEYSEEQRENLKEIINGIIDFEAMAKTALADTYNEISAESRTEFIDLFSTIVRDHSMNKLEIYRAVVTYNSIEVEDGSALVKTMAELDEVRTPVDYKMVLEGEEWVITDMSVDDLWTAESYKNQFQRIIARRGFDALMDSLRKRAAQ from the coding sequence ATGAGAAAGGTAATCACAACTATATTTGCTGTTTTCTGTATTGGAATAAGTTCAATGCAGGTAATTGCTCAAGAAAATGAGCAAGGGATCAGAACTCTTCTAACTGAACGTGATGATCAAATAAAAGAACTACTTGGGCCGGAGGGGCAGGAATATTCTGAAGAGCAAAGAGAAAATCTCAAGGAGATTATAAATGGTATCATCGATTTTGAAGCTATGGCCAAAACGGCTCTTGCTGATACTTATAATGAAATTTCTGCAGAAAGTAGAACAGAGTTTATCGATTTGTTCAGCACTATTGTTAGAGATCATTCAATGAATAAGCTCGAAATATACCGGGCAGTAGTTACCTATAACTCTATCGAAGTTGAGGATGGCTCAGCTCTTGTTAAAACGATGGCTGAGTTAGACGAGGTTCGCACCCCTGTAGATTATAAGATGGTACTTGAAGGAGAAGAATGGGTTATTACTGATATGAGTGTCGATGATCTTTGGACTGCAGAATCCTATAAAAATCAATTCCAGCGAATCATTGCACGAAGAGGTTTTGATGCACTTATGGATAGCCTTAGGAAAAGGGCGGCCCAGTAA